In Synechococcus sp. CC9616, the following are encoded in one genomic region:
- a CDS encoding universal stress protein — protein MFETVLFPIEQRNQALEIVKKVISFAEEHASRLSRLSLVGVQDAAEGGLSESLVQLLQRTLTAVEHVGVPCAVVERPACSALEICSLATELNVDVIVMGLQGLNPAQDMDSTALKVIEHSACPVLVVP, from the coding sequence ATGTTTGAGACCGTTTTGTTCCCGATCGAACAACGGAACCAAGCCCTGGAAATCGTTAAGAAGGTGATCAGCTTCGCTGAGGAGCACGCATCCCGTCTTTCACGTCTGTCGCTGGTGGGAGTCCAGGACGCTGCTGAAGGAGGGTTGTCGGAAAGCCTTGTCCAGTTGCTTCAACGGACCCTGACGGCTGTGGAACATGTGGGAGTCCCCTGTGCGGTCGTGGAACGGCCCGCTTGCTCAGCGCTCGAGATCTGTTCTCTGGCCACTGAGTTGAATGTGGATGTGATTGTGATGGGTCTTCAAGGCTTGAATCCTGCTCAGGACATGGACAGCACCGCCTTGAAGGTGATCGAGCACTCGGCTT